The sequence CACCCCGCTCGCCACCCTCGCCACCTCCGGCGCGGAACCGGGCGACGCCGGACTCGTCTCGGGCCTGGTCAACACCTCCCGCACCATGGGCGGTGCGCTGGGCCTCGCGGTGCTGTCCACCGTCGCCGCCGCGCGCACGGCGGGTTCCGACGGACTGGCCGAGATCACCGCCGGGTACGCCATGGCGTTCCGCACGGCGAGCGGCGTGCTGCTGACCGGGGTGATCGTGATGCTGCTCTGGCTGCCGAACCGCCGCACGCCCCGCCGCGCGCCGTGAAGGCTCTTCCCGTCACCACGATCTGACGGTCCGTCAGTGCTCTTCCCAACTTCTCTGGCCTGCGTTATACATGGGCCATCGGCATCGGCTAGAACGCGTTCTAGGAGAGGTGTGTCCCTTCTCGACGGGGCGCGCCCTGCCGGTCACCGTACGACCTCGGTGCGGCCGACGGTGCGGACGGCCGCGCCGAGGTCTTCCCGCCGTGAAGGGCCACCACCCTGGACACCCCGGCGCCCCCGGGGGGCACCCGGAAAAGCTCAGGAACGACCCGTAAAACAGGAACGACCCGAAAACCAGGACCGACCCGGAACACTCAGGACCGACCCAGGACCGCCAAGAGCCGCCCAGGACCACTTCAGGACCGACCCGGAACCACCCCAGGACCATCAAGGAGCTGCTCCGTCATGCCCATTGATGCCGCGGCGGCCCTCGCCGCCGAACCCCGCCGGGCCGAGATCGGCTGGGACCACAAGGACGTCCAGCTCTACCACCTCGGCCTCGGCGCGGGCATTCCCGCCACCGACCCCGGCGAACTGCGCTACACCCTGGAGTCCCGGCTCCAGGTGCTGCCCGGCTTCGCCACCGTCGCGGGCGCGGGCACCGCGGCCCTCGGGGGAATGGGAGCGCCCGGCATCGACGTGGACCTCACCGCGGTCCTGCACGGCGGCCAGACCGTGCGCGTCCACCGACCGATCCCGGTGACCGGCCGGGCCGTGCAGACCTCGAAGGTCGCGGCGGTGTACGACAAGGGCAAGGCCGCCGTCATCGTGCTGCGGACCGAGGCGGGCGACGACGACGGCCCGCTGTGGACCAACGACGCCGAGATCTTCGTCCGCGGGGAGGGCGGATTCGGCGGGGAGCGCGGGCCGTCCGACCGGCTCACCGTGCCCGAGCGGGCCCCCGACCGCACGGTCGAACGGCACATCCGCGAGGACCAGGCTCTGCTCTACCGGCTCTCCGGCGACTGGAACCCGCTCCACGCCGATCCCGCCTTCGCCGAGCTCGCCGGGTTCGAGCGGCCGATCCTGCACGGGCTCTGCACGTACGGCATGACCCTCAAGGCCGTCACCGACACCCTGTTGGAGGGCGACGTCTCCCGGATCGCCGCCTACCGCACCCGCTTCGCCGGAGTGGTCTTCCCCGGCGAGACCCTCCGTATCCGGATGTGGACCGGGGACGGCCGCGTCCTGGTCGCGGTCACCGCCGCCGAGCGCGACGACGCGCCGGTCCTCACCGACACGCTCGTCGAACACTCCTGAGCACCGCTCCGAACCCACCCCCGAGGCGCACCAGAACCCTGCTGTAGATCACGATGTGAGGGGAGCCGCAGCCATGCGCGCAGCCGTACTGCACGAGACAGGCCAGGAGAAGCTCGAAGTCCTCGACGACGTCGAGGCGGTGGGCTTCGGCCCGGGAAGGGTCAGGCTCCGCATCCGCGCCACCGGCCTCTGCCACTCCGACGTCTCCGCGATGAGCGGCGTCCTTCCGCAGCCGGCCCCCTTCGTCCCCGGCCACGAGGGGGCGGGAGAGGTCGTCGACGTCGGCGACGGGGTGAGCGGACTGCGCGTCGGCGACCGGGTCCTCGTCTGCTGGCTGCCCGCCTGCGGGGACTGCCCGTCCTGCAAGCGCGGCCAGACCCATCTGTGCCTGGCGGGCTTCATGAACGCGGGCACCCCCAACTTCAAG is a genomic window of Streptomyces sp. YPW6 containing:
- a CDS encoding MaoC/PaaZ C-terminal domain-containing protein: MPIDAAAALAAEPRRAEIGWDHKDVQLYHLGLGAGIPATDPGELRYTLESRLQVLPGFATVAGAGTAALGGMGAPGIDVDLTAVLHGGQTVRVHRPIPVTGRAVQTSKVAAVYDKGKAAVIVLRTEAGDDDGPLWTNDAEIFVRGEGGFGGERGPSDRLTVPERAPDRTVERHIREDQALLYRLSGDWNPLHADPAFAELAGFERPILHGLCTYGMTLKAVTDTLLEGDVSRIAAYRTRFAGVVFPGETLRIRMWTGDGRVLVAVTAAERDDAPVLTDTLVEHS